One part of the Ziziphus jujuba cultivar Dongzao chromosome 2, ASM3175591v1 genome encodes these proteins:
- the LOC125422373 gene encoding putative disease resistance protein RGA1, translating into MAEPIVSTVVGNIIGRLSSEAVKKIGSLWGVNKELEDLEKAILSIKALVVDAEKKLQDVHDNDRNQVRRWLKRLEDAILGADDLLDEFSSYEAERQMGIMVDCKEVTKKICTTFFSVSNKLLAGLRHEKIKSMHDRLVSIKDDREFHLEENNTINVTLSDDEGREKMAIMECLLDPKINEENNVSVFATIHYWSSDKNALVRGVFDDEKVVNHFDLRMRFDIADLNLNERRVIGGILKFDYDESIEMDQLHKVLCEIIKGKRYLLVLNNIDKSNGEICGKSLKSLLLGDCANGSKIIVTSLGIKAVADFVSAVEPYIYKRPLDPEESWNLFKNVVFKNNGQEEQEEAMINSSKIVEIGKSIVERCRGNPFTIRTIGSMLLLDMESENKNNNNNNPAEAEYWFSSFLENFSKIPQQNINALLVLKLGCYDILPLALKRCFLYYCRLFPKGFEIESETLINLWVEQGFIYSDSSSEKSLEDAGYEHFEYLLQRYFFEFTKRDEYFRCSSFRVPDPMHELGILVSGATRSTQWVSFELVSSSKIPTSVAFQAKRLRALSVLPNDQLRRKTEEGLNQSICDKIISNCKLVHLLVLHNSGMEMMPDSIGKLKHLKYLDISGNPDIEALPNSIAMLHCLITLKLSSCYGLKELPRDIKKLISLKHIEIDWCYSLTHMPRGLDQLTQLEKLSEFVLLNYKKGNIGNSCSLKDLVKLKNLRGELKIRSLGNLKEDYSDKILKAKKHLTSLTLFWDFTTNVGVDNAAVEKQMECLEPHPTISELALMGYKGIKFSDWLSSLRNLTRRRHNTSSAGKYLLRSLVEIRLTELPNLEGWWQKEHSTSSSSLPSFGRLDKLVIEDCPKLHSMPLYVNLRDYLVLDNTSFDTFQHTINAPQSDSTLSPLYQLNTLCIIGIKKLDITQCDNITWERLQRLRFLRLDYLPKLDKLPEGLQHLTALGELHIWRCNIKTLPEWIGNFKYLEKLGISVCPYLNSLPQALESLHELETLEIDDCPILFQRCQKETGKDWDKIKHIPNMKIHRPQSSLSPRF; encoded by the exons ATGGCAGAACCAATTGTCTCTACCGTTGTTGGGAATATCATTGGACGGTTGAGCTCTGAAGCTGTGAAAAAAATTGGATCTCTATGGGGAGTAAATAAGGAGCTCGAAGATCTCGAAAAAGCCATTTTAAGCATCAAAGCACTGGTTGTTGATGCAGAGAAGAAGCTGCAGGATGTCCATGACAATGACAGAAATCAAGTTAGAAGGTGGCTGAAGAGGCTAGAAGATGCTATTCTTGGTGCTGATGACTTGTTGGACGAATTCTCCTCCTATGAGGCTGAACGACAAATGGGGATCATGGTTGATTGTAAGGAGGTGACAAAGAAGATATGTACCACTTTCTTCTCAGTCTCGAATAAATTACTAGCTGGCTTGCGTCATGAAAAAATCAAAAGTATGCATGATAGACTAGTTTCGATTAAGGATGATAGAGAATTCCATTTGGAGGAGAATAATACAATTAATGTCACTCTTTCTGACGATGAGGGCAGAGAAAAGATGGCAATCATGGAATGTCTATTGGATCccaaaattaatgaagaaaataatGTATCAGTATTTGCCACGATTCATTACTGGTCGTCCGACAAAAATGCACTTGTTAGGGGAGTGTTTGATGATGAGAAGGTCGTAAATCATTTTGATTTAAGAATGAGGTTTGACATCGCTGATTTAAATTTGAATGAGAGAAGAGTCATTGGaggaatattaaaatttgattatgATGAGAGCATAGAGATGGATCAGTTACATAAGGTACTTTGTGAAATAATAAAGGGAAAACGTTATCTCCTTGTACTCAATAATATAGATAAAAGCAACGGTGAAATATGCGGGAAAAGTTTGAAATCTTTATTATTAGGCGACTGTGCAAATGGGAGTAAAATAATAGTAACTTCATTGGGAATAAAAGCTGTTGCAGATTTTGTGAGTGCAGTGGAACCATATATTTATAAGAGACCGTTAGATCCCGAAGAATCTTGGAATCTATTTAAAAATGTGGTTTTTAAGAATAATGGACAGGAGGAACAGGAGGAGGCAATGATAAATAGTTCCAAAATTGTGGAAATTGGAAAAAGTATTGTTGAGAGATGTAGAGGGAATCCTTTTACCATAAGGACGATTGGGAGCATGTTGTTGTTGGATATGGAATCTgagaataagaataataataataataatcctgcAGAAGCAGAATATTGGTTCTCCAGCTTTCtggaaaatttctcaaaaatccCTCAACAAAATATTAATGCGTTACTAGTGCTAAAACTTGGTTGTTATGATATTCTCCCATTGGCTTTGAAACGTTGCTTTCTCTACTATTGTAGATTATTTCCTAAAGGATTTGAAATAGAAAGTGAAACCTTAATAAATCTTTGGGTGGAACAAGGGTTTATTTATTCTGACTCATCATCAGAAAAATCTCTGGAGGATGCGGGTTATGAGCACTTTGAATATCTCTTGCAGAGGTACTTCTTTGAATTTACCAAGAGGGATGAATATTTCCGGTGCAGCTCCTTTCGCGTGCCGGACCCTATGCATGAGCTTGGAATTCTTGTATCGGGAGCGACAAGATCAACTCAATGGGTATCTTTTGAATTAGTATCATCATCAAAAATTCCAACTTCAGTAGCGTTTCAAGCAAAAAGACTTCGAGCATTAAGTGTTTTGCCTAACGATCAGTTGCGCAGGAAAACTGAAGAGGGACTAAATCAGTCGATCTGTGATAAGATTATCTCAAATTGTAAATTGGTACATCTGTTGGTTTTGCATAATTCAGGAATGGAAATGATGCCAGATTCTATTGGTAAGTTGAAGCATCTAAAATATTTGGATATTTCTGGGAATCCGGATATCGAGGCATTGCCCAATTCAATTGCAATGCTTCATTGTTTGATAACGCTGAAGTTGTCCTCATGTTACGGACTCAAAGAGTTGCCAAGAGATATTAAGAAACTAATCAGCCTCAAACATATTGAGATTGATTGGTGCTACAGTTTGACTCATATGCCTCGTGGACTGGATCAGCTAACTCAGCTTGAGAAGTTATCAGAATTTGTGTTATTGAATTATAAGAAGGGTAATATTGGAAATTCATGTTCCCTAAAAGACTTGGTGAAGCTAAAAAATTTGAGAGGAGAGCTAAAAATTAGAAGTTTGGGAAATCTAAAAGAAGATTATTCTGACAAAATATTGAAGGCAAAAAAGCATCTTACATCCTTAACACTGTTTTGGGATTTCACTACTAATGTGGGGGTCGATAATGCAGCAGTTGAAAAGCAAATGGAATGCCTGGAGCCACACCCAACTATTTCAGAATTAGCTTTAATGGGATATAAGGGTATCAAGTTTTCTGATTGGCTTTCTTCTCTAAGAAATTTGACACG ACGTCGCCATAACACTAGTAGTGctggaaaatatttattaagatCCCTGGTAGAAATTAGGCTTACAGAATTGCCTAATCTAGAGGGATGGTGGCAAAAAGAACATtctacatcatcatcatcactgcCATCATTTGGCAGACTGGACAAATTGGTCATTGAAGATTGCCCCAAGTTGCATTCCATGCCACTCTACGTGAATTTGAGGGATTATCTAGTGTTGGATAATACTAGCTTCGACACATTCCAACACACAATCAATGCTCCTCAGAGTGATAGCACCTTGTCTCCCCTTTACCAGTTGAATACTTTGTGTATCATTGGGATCAAGAAGCTTGACATTACCCAGTGTGATAACATCACGTGGGAACGCCTTCAAAGACTACGCTTTCTGAGATTGGATTATCTACCAAAACTAGACAAGCTCCCTGAAGGCCTGCAACATCTTACTGCACTCGGAGAACTCCATATTTGGCGCTGCAATATCAAAACTCTTCCAGAATGGATAGGGAATTTCAAGTATCTTGAAAAGCTTGGAATTTCAGTTTGTCCTTATTTGAATTCACTGCCTCAAGCACTAGAAAGCCTCCACGAATTAGAAACACTGGAGATTGATGATTGTCCCATCTTATTCCAAAGATGCCAAAAGGAAACCGGTAAAGATTGGGATAAGATCAAACACATTCCAAATATGAAAATCCACCGACCTCAATCTTCTCTCTCACCtcgattttaa